From the genome of Actinacidiphila yeochonensis CN732, one region includes:
- a CDS encoding flavin monoamine oxidase family protein: MLATMGALGLTQTAEAATREAASYKAPRKGDFTLSGRAAAKVVILGGGIAGLATAYELGKAGYDCTILEAQNRPGGRNFTVRGGTTTTDLNGVKQTARFSDGQYMNAGPARLAQWMVTLDYCRELGVPIEVFTNVNADSFLYNESAGMTAPMRYRMAKADVFGYTTELLAKATDQGALDKQLTAADKELLMEFLKDYGDLGATLDYTGSTRRGYSEWPAAAGQPGVVAGDVPSVSEIFSSGVGRYFSFEFEFDQAMLMFQPVGGMDRIPYALAKAVGGHRIQYNSPVTKITDTAHGVTIAYTRDGRPRSIDADFCVSAMPPNILAKVPHNLGSGVQSALEAIKPSSAAKIGLEYSSRWWETDYRIYGGITETDLDVTHIWHPSYGFHGERGLLIGYYNTGANADSYAPLTPAQREARAVAAGVKIYGAKYRTELATSFSHHWRQFPYQEAAWHSTPGGPDAPQYKPLTQPTGHVYFAGDWLSYMDAWQHGAFTSARNAVSAIHQRVLA; this comes from the coding sequence ATGCTCGCCACCATGGGAGCGCTCGGCCTGACCCAGACCGCCGAAGCCGCCACGCGGGAGGCGGCGAGCTACAAGGCCCCGCGCAAGGGCGACTTCACACTCTCCGGTCGTGCCGCCGCGAAGGTCGTCATCCTCGGCGGTGGCATAGCCGGGCTCGCCACCGCGTACGAGCTCGGCAAGGCCGGATACGACTGCACGATCCTCGAAGCCCAGAACCGTCCCGGTGGGCGGAACTTCACCGTTCGCGGCGGTACCACCACCACCGACCTGAACGGCGTCAAGCAGACCGCCCGTTTCTCCGACGGCCAGTACATGAACGCCGGGCCGGCCCGCCTCGCGCAGTGGATGGTCACCCTGGACTACTGTCGCGAACTGGGCGTTCCCATCGAGGTGTTCACGAACGTCAACGCGGACTCGTTCCTGTACAACGAGTCCGCCGGCATGACCGCGCCGATGCGCTACCGCATGGCGAAGGCGGACGTGTTCGGGTACACGACCGAGCTCCTGGCCAAGGCCACCGACCAGGGCGCGCTGGACAAGCAGTTGACCGCGGCCGACAAGGAACTCCTGATGGAGTTCCTGAAGGACTACGGCGATCTCGGCGCCACCCTCGACTACACCGGCAGCACCCGTCGCGGCTACAGCGAGTGGCCGGCGGCCGCGGGGCAGCCCGGCGTGGTGGCCGGGGACGTGCCGAGCGTCTCGGAGATCTTCTCCAGCGGCGTGGGCCGGTACTTCTCCTTCGAGTTCGAGTTCGACCAGGCCATGCTGATGTTCCAGCCGGTCGGCGGCATGGACCGTATACCGTACGCGCTGGCCAAGGCCGTCGGCGGGCACCGGATCCAGTACAACAGCCCCGTCACGAAGATCACCGACACCGCGCACGGCGTGACCATCGCCTACACCCGCGACGGCCGTCCCCGCAGCATCGACGCGGACTTCTGCGTGTCGGCGATGCCGCCCAACATCCTGGCCAAGGTCCCGCACAACCTCGGCTCCGGCGTGCAGTCCGCGCTGGAGGCGATCAAGCCGTCGTCGGCGGCGAAGATCGGGCTGGAGTACTCGTCCCGCTGGTGGGAGACGGACTACCGCATCTACGGCGGCATCACCGAGACCGACCTCGACGTCACCCACATCTGGCACCCCTCGTACGGTTTCCACGGCGAACGCGGCCTGCTGATCGGCTACTACAACACCGGTGCGAACGCCGACTCCTACGCCCCGCTGACCCCGGCGCAGCGCGAGGCCCGGGCGGTGGCGGCGGGCGTGAAGATCTACGGCGCCAAGTACCGTACGGAGCTGGCCACGTCGTTCTCGCACCACTGGCGCCAGTTCCCCTACCAGGAAGCCGCCTGGCACAGCACCCCCGGCGGCCCGGACGCCCCCCAGTACAAGCCGCTCACGCAGCCCACCGGCCACGTCTACTTCGCCGGCGACTGGCTGAGCTACATGGACGCCTGGCAGCACGGCGCGTTCACCTCGGCGCGCAACGCGGTCTCCGCCATCCACCAGCGCGTCCTCGCCTGA
- a CDS encoding SDR family oxidoreductase, whose translation MGNSSPGRACAPTGERPIAERPLALVTGVGRTVGIGAGIARRLAASGWDVGFTYWDPYDDRMAWGSEPGATEAITKALAEQGAASVAVEADLADPETPARVFDEVERTLGPVTALVMCHCESVDSSLLDTTVESFDRHFAVNARATWLLVREFGRRFAAEPGTGRIVSLTSDHTVHNLPYGASKGALDRITLAAAHEFAHLGVTANAVNPGPVDTGWMTEEGREQTVRHTPLGRLGTPQDTAHLVDFLCSPQGQWVNGQLLKSNGGLG comes from the coding sequence ATCGGAAACAGCAGCCCCGGACGTGCGTGCGCCCCCACCGGGGAGCGTCCCATCGCGGAACGTCCGCTCGCGCTGGTCACCGGGGTGGGGCGAACGGTGGGGATCGGCGCGGGCATCGCCCGCCGGCTGGCGGCCTCCGGCTGGGACGTCGGGTTCACCTACTGGGACCCTTACGACGACCGGATGGCGTGGGGGAGCGAGCCGGGCGCGACCGAGGCGATCACCAAGGCACTGGCCGAGCAGGGGGCCGCGAGCGTCGCCGTCGAAGCCGACCTGGCCGACCCGGAGACCCCGGCGCGCGTCTTCGACGAGGTCGAACGCACCCTCGGCCCGGTCACCGCCCTGGTGATGTGCCACTGCGAGTCGGTCGACTCCAGCCTGCTCGACACCACGGTGGAGAGCTTCGACCGCCACTTCGCCGTCAACGCGCGCGCCACCTGGCTGCTCGTCCGCGAGTTCGGCCGGCGGTTCGCGGCCGAGCCGGGCACCGGCCGGATCGTCAGCCTCACGAGTGACCACACCGTCCACAACCTCCCCTACGGCGCGAGCAAGGGCGCCCTGGACCGCATCACGCTGGCGGCCGCGCACGAGTTCGCCCACCTCGGCGTGACCGCCAACGCCGTCAACCCGGGCCCTGTCGACACCGGCTGGATGACGGAGGAGGGGCGCGAGCAGACGGTGCGCCACACCCCGCTGGGCCGGCTCGGCACCCCGCAGGACACCGCGCACCTCGTCGACTTCCTCTGCTCCCCGCAGGGCCAGTGGGTCAACGGCCAGCTCCTCAAGAGCAACGGCGGCCTCGGCTGA
- a CDS encoding glucose 1-dehydrogenase has translation MKAITVVPGKPDEVRVEDVPEPSPEQGSLLVEGLLLGICGTDADIVDEGYGWLPPGRDRMVIGHESLGVVVEAPPDSGFALGDHVSGIVRRPDPVPCPQCAVGEWDFCGNGRYTERGIKQLDGYGSALWRVEPEFAVRLDPALGDCGVLLEPASVLAKAWEQTDRIFTRASARPTTALVTGAGPIGLLAALMGVQRGLDVHVQDLNDSGDKPALVRDLGATFGVGDVRGSGVRPDVVIECTGHGPLVFKLAEIVAPNAVVCLAGISNSGVTNTIPTDDVNKKLVLENTVLFGTVNAARRHYEQAAEDLARADHGWLERLITRRVPMDAYADALVKKDEDVKVVVDLRA, from the coding sequence ATGAAGGCGATCACGGTGGTGCCCGGCAAGCCCGACGAGGTGCGCGTCGAGGACGTGCCCGAGCCCTCCCCCGAGCAGGGATCGCTGCTGGTGGAGGGGCTGCTGCTGGGGATCTGCGGCACCGACGCCGACATCGTCGACGAGGGCTACGGCTGGCTGCCGCCCGGCCGGGACCGGATGGTGATCGGGCACGAGTCGCTGGGCGTGGTGGTGGAGGCGCCGCCGGACAGCGGGTTCGCCCTGGGCGACCACGTGTCGGGCATCGTCCGGCGCCCGGACCCGGTGCCCTGCCCGCAGTGCGCGGTGGGCGAGTGGGACTTCTGCGGCAACGGCCGGTACACCGAGCGCGGCATCAAGCAGCTCGACGGCTACGGCTCCGCCCTGTGGCGGGTGGAGCCGGAGTTCGCGGTCAGGCTCGACCCGGCCCTGGGCGACTGCGGGGTGCTGCTGGAGCCCGCGTCGGTGCTGGCCAAGGCGTGGGAGCAGACGGACCGGATCTTCACCCGCGCCTCCGCGCGCCCGACCACCGCCCTGGTGACCGGGGCCGGCCCGATCGGCCTGCTCGCCGCGCTGATGGGGGTGCAGCGCGGCCTCGACGTCCACGTCCAGGACCTCAACGACAGCGGCGACAAGCCGGCGCTGGTCCGCGACCTCGGCGCGACCTTCGGCGTCGGGGACGTCAGGGGCAGCGGGGTGCGGCCGGACGTCGTCATCGAGTGCACCGGGCACGGGCCGCTGGTCTTCAAGCTGGCCGAGATCGTCGCCCCGAACGCCGTGGTCTGCCTGGCCGGCATCTCCAACAGCGGGGTGACCAACACCATCCCCACCGACGACGTCAACAAGAAGCTGGTGCTGGAGAACACCGTGCTGTTCGGCACCGTCAACGCCGCCCGCCGCCACTACGAGCAGGCCGCCGAGGATCTGGCCCGCGCCGACCACGGCTGGCTTGAGCGGCTGATCACCCGCCGGGTGCCGATGGACGCCTACGCCGACGCGCTGGTGAAGAAGGACGAGGACGTCAAGGTCGTCGTCGATCTGCGCGCCTGA
- a CDS encoding SDR family oxidoreductase, whose translation MKVTVIGGTGLIGSQVVRKLKAAGHEAVPAALSTGVDLISGQGLSQALEGAETVVNVVNSPTFDEASQEFFRASTQNLLAAGEKAGVRHQVVLSIVGVDQVPGLDYYRAKTLQEELLEEGPTPYSVVRATQFFEFVDAILSWTSDDAAVRLPSTLLQPIAAGDVSDAVAEVAAGAPLRGTRNIAGPDVFPLDELGRITLEARKDKRPVVVDEHAGMFAAVSGDVLIAGPDARLAPTRYRDWLAAAR comes from the coding sequence ATGAAGGTCACAGTGATCGGCGGGACCGGGCTGATCGGCTCGCAGGTCGTCCGGAAGCTGAAGGCCGCCGGGCACGAGGCCGTACCGGCGGCGCTGTCGACGGGGGTGGACCTGATCTCCGGCCAGGGGCTCTCCCAGGCCTTGGAGGGTGCCGAGACCGTCGTCAACGTGGTGAACTCGCCGACCTTCGACGAGGCGTCCCAGGAGTTCTTCCGCGCCTCCACCCAGAACCTGCTGGCCGCCGGGGAGAAGGCGGGTGTCCGGCACCAGGTCGTGCTGTCCATCGTCGGCGTGGACCAGGTGCCGGGGCTGGACTACTACCGGGCGAAGACCCTCCAGGAAGAGCTGCTGGAGGAGGGGCCGACGCCGTACTCCGTGGTGCGGGCCACCCAGTTCTTCGAGTTCGTCGACGCCATCCTGTCCTGGACCTCCGACGACGCCGCCGTACGGCTGCCCTCCACCCTGCTCCAGCCGATCGCCGCCGGCGACGTGAGCGACGCGGTGGCCGAGGTCGCGGCGGGCGCGCCGCTGCGGGGCACCCGGAACATCGCGGGCCCGGACGTCTTCCCCCTCGACGAGCTGGGCCGGATCACCCTGGAGGCCAGGAAGGACAAGCGGCCTGTGGTCGTCGACGAGCACGCCGGCATGTTCGCCGCCGTCTCCGGCGACGTGCTGATCGCCGGCCCGGACGCCCGGCTGGCCCCGACCCGCTACCGCGACTGGCTGGCCGCCGCCCGCTGA
- a CDS encoding RrF2 family transcriptional regulator — MKLSGGVEWALHCCVVLTAATDPVPAARLAELHDVSGSYLAKQLQALARAGLIHSVQGKAGGYALTRPAGEITLLDVVRAVDGERPAFVCTEIRQRGPLATPPEACVRACPISRAMAGAEAAWRAALEAVTIADLASDVTEDSGPGALPGVAAWLAGPPSAPTP, encoded by the coding sequence ATGAAACTCTCCGGCGGAGTCGAGTGGGCGCTGCACTGCTGCGTCGTGCTGACGGCGGCGACGGACCCGGTGCCCGCCGCCCGGCTCGCGGAGCTGCACGACGTCTCCGGCAGCTACCTGGCCAAGCAGCTCCAGGCCCTCGCGCGGGCCGGGCTGATCCACTCCGTGCAGGGCAAGGCGGGCGGCTACGCGCTGACGAGGCCGGCGGGGGAGATCACGCTGCTCGACGTCGTCCGCGCCGTCGACGGGGAGCGGCCCGCGTTCGTGTGCACGGAGATCCGGCAGCGCGGCCCGCTGGCCACGCCCCCGGAGGCGTGCGTCCGGGCGTGCCCCATCTCCCGCGCGATGGCCGGGGCCGAGGCCGCCTGGCGCGCGGCCCTTGAGGCGGTGACCATCGCGGACCTCGCGTCCGACGTCACCGAGGACTCCGGCCCCGGTGCCCTGCCCGGCGTCGCCGCCTGGCTCGCGGGCCCGCCCTCGGCTCCGACGCCCTGA
- a CDS encoding glucose 1-dehydrogenase, with translation MLEGKAAVVTGGSRGIGRAIVERLCRDGASVVFNYASNEEAAAEVVREVAADGGNVRAVRADLAEPGAAQELMETAEEHLGGLDILVNNAALSHPRVALADTETELFDKVFEVNTRSVFLTLRHAAQRMRDGGRIVTVSTLNTARPAPGIGPYMASKAAIEQLTAAAAWELGPRGITANTVSPGATDTDLLRAVNPPEALQAVAGMTPLGRLGEPSDIADVVAFLVGPDGRWITGGNLMATGGLG, from the coding sequence GTGCTGGAAGGTAAAGCCGCCGTCGTCACCGGGGGATCGCGGGGTATCGGCCGTGCGATCGTCGAACGGCTGTGCCGCGACGGTGCGAGCGTCGTCTTCAACTACGCCTCCAACGAGGAGGCCGCCGCCGAGGTCGTCCGCGAGGTGGCCGCCGACGGCGGGAACGTCCGGGCCGTCCGGGCCGACCTGGCCGAACCCGGAGCCGCCCAGGAGCTGATGGAGACCGCCGAGGAGCACCTCGGCGGGCTGGACATCCTCGTCAACAACGCCGCCCTCTCCCACCCCCGCGTCGCACTCGCCGACACGGAGACCGAGCTGTTCGACAAGGTCTTCGAGGTCAACACCCGGTCGGTCTTCCTGACCCTCCGCCACGCCGCGCAGCGGATGCGGGACGGCGGCCGGATCGTCACCGTCTCCACGCTGAACACCGCCCGCCCCGCCCCCGGCATCGGGCCGTACATGGCCAGCAAGGCCGCGATCGAGCAGTTGACGGCGGCAGCCGCCTGGGAGCTGGGGCCGCGCGGCATCACCGCCAACACCGTCTCGCCCGGCGCGACGGACACCGATCTCCTGCGGGCCGTCAACCCGCCGGAGGCCCTCCAGGCGGTGGCCGGCATGACGCCGCTGGGCCGGCTGGGCGAGCCGTCCGACATCGCCGACGTCGTCGCCTTCCTCGTCGGCCCCGACGGCCGCTGGATCACCGGCGGCAACCTGATGGCGACCGGCGGCCTCGGCTGA
- a CDS encoding MFS transporter: MISEAAGSPVPAEPGTATVPPQAAPGPDPLAESDSPATGGEPAAPLGTAPAGRWAGLLPVRGNAFRRSQFAIAALFCSLGFQYATWASRLPALKSRLDLSTAEVGLLLMSTGIGAAVSFPLVAWLMKRWGSRLLALVSALCLALLLLALAAAPDYPVALVVMLCDGVLVGGLNVSMNAQGAALEALHQRNAMARLHAVFSGGSLAAALVASAMNAITSRVAVHFTVATVLLLLLLAYARPALLTNAQTRAAADPSEAEAGAAEETTGSPREQPDSGPKKSRWAVPTAMTLWMGVAMVFGTVTEGAMNDWSALYMKDVARASAEVAPMGIAVFSVMMVLARIFADGWRARWGDGPVVRVGSALAGLGLALALLSGGAVPALLGFACVGLGIAAVTPCVYVAAARHGSDALTLVAAMGTTGLLGGPPVVGFIANGAGLVWGLGAVACCAVVVSLCAIRIRWTAPTP, translated from the coding sequence ATGATCAGCGAGGCCGCCGGCTCCCCGGTCCCCGCAGAACCCGGTACGGCGACGGTTCCGCCGCAGGCCGCGCCCGGCCCGGACCCACTGGCGGAGAGCGACAGCCCGGCGACCGGCGGCGAACCCGCCGCGCCCCTGGGTACGGCGCCCGCCGGCCGGTGGGCCGGCCTCCTCCCGGTCCGCGGCAACGCCTTCCGCCGCAGCCAGTTCGCCATCGCCGCGCTGTTCTGCTCCCTCGGCTTCCAGTACGCCACGTGGGCCTCCCGGCTGCCCGCGCTCAAGTCGCGGCTGGACCTGTCCACCGCCGAGGTGGGCCTGCTGCTGATGTCCACGGGGATCGGGGCGGCGGTCTCCTTCCCGCTGGTGGCCTGGCTGATGAAGCGCTGGGGGTCGCGCCTGCTCGCCCTGGTGTCCGCGCTCTGCCTGGCCCTGCTGCTCCTCGCCCTGGCCGCCGCGCCCGACTACCCCGTGGCACTGGTGGTGATGCTCTGCGACGGCGTCCTCGTCGGCGGCCTCAACGTCTCGATGAACGCGCAGGGCGCGGCACTTGAGGCCCTGCACCAGCGCAACGCCATGGCCAGGCTGCACGCCGTGTTCAGCGGCGGCTCGCTCGCCGCCGCGCTCGTCGCCTCGGCCATGAACGCGATCACCTCGCGGGTGGCCGTCCACTTCACCGTGGCCACCGTCCTGTTGCTGCTCCTGCTGGCGTACGCCCGCCCGGCGCTGCTCACGAACGCGCAGACGCGGGCGGCGGCCGACCCCTCGGAAGCGGAGGCCGGGGCGGCCGAGGAGACGACGGGATCGCCCCGGGAACAGCCCGACTCGGGCCCGAAGAAGAGCCGTTGGGCCGTCCCGACGGCGATGACGCTGTGGATGGGCGTCGCCATGGTCTTCGGCACGGTCACCGAGGGTGCAATGAACGACTGGTCCGCCCTCTACATGAAGGACGTCGCGAGGGCCTCGGCGGAGGTGGCCCCGATGGGCATCGCCGTCTTCTCGGTGATGATGGTGCTGGCCCGGATCTTCGCCGACGGCTGGCGCGCCCGCTGGGGCGACGGCCCGGTGGTCCGCGTCGGCAGCGCGCTGGCCGGCCTCGGCCTGGCCCTGGCGCTGCTCAGCGGCGGCGCCGTCCCCGCTCTGCTGGGCTTCGCCTGCGTGGGCCTGGGCATCGCCGCCGTCACCCCGTGCGTGTACGTGGCGGCGGCCCGCCACGGCTCGGACGCGTTGACACTGGTGGCCGCGATGGGCACGACGGGCCTGCTCGGCGGTCCGCCCGTGGTCGGATTCATCGCCAACGGCGCCGGACTGGTCTGGGGCCTGGGCGCGGTGGCGTGCTGCGCCGTCGTCGTCTCCCTCTGCGCGATCCGCATCCGCTGGACGGCACCCACCCCCTGA
- a CDS encoding GNAT family N-acetyltransferase, which translates to MTRAPSTAPARVRQLRDGDWGGVAALEAAVYGPLGLSEGRAALESRGRSSPGTCFVLDRDRDLDRYPDAGAAPGSPYAAPGSPPTPAGYLLALPYPEGASPDLRRPERTVHRCGNLHLHDMAVAPDLRGRGLGGRLLRHLTAVARAGGFERISLVAVGGSESFWSARGFTARPGPPPRGGYGPAPVYMSMAVRAEVPTALPTPSGRAPRDPAPR; encoded by the coding sequence GTGACCCGCGCGCCGTCCACCGCCCCGGCGCGCGTCCGGCAGCTCCGGGACGGCGACTGGGGCGGCGTAGCGGCCCTGGAGGCCGCCGTGTACGGGCCGCTCGGGCTGTCGGAGGGACGGGCCGCGCTGGAGTCGCGCGGCCGGTCCTCCCCCGGCACCTGCTTCGTCCTGGACCGGGACCGGGACCTGGACCGTTACCCGGACGCCGGGGCCGCGCCCGGCTCCCCGTACGCCGCGCCCGGCTCCCCGCCCACCCCGGCCGGCTACCTGCTGGCGCTGCCCTACCCCGAGGGCGCCTCCCCCGACCTGCGGCGACCGGAGCGGACCGTACACCGCTGCGGCAACCTCCACCTGCACGACATGGCGGTCGCCCCGGATCTGCGCGGCAGGGGACTCGGCGGACGGCTGCTGCGGCACCTCACAGCCGTCGCGCGGGCCGGCGGGTTCGAGCGGATCTCCCTGGTCGCGGTGGGCGGCAGCGAGTCCTTCTGGTCCGCGCGGGGCTTCACCGCCCGCCCGGGGCCGCCGCCCCGCGGCGGGTACGGCCCGGCCCCGGTGTACATGTCCATGGCCGTACGGGCCGAGGTACCGACCGCCCTTCCGACACCGTCCGGCCGCGCCCCCCGCGACCCGGCACCCCGGTGA
- a CDS encoding type III PLP-dependent enzyme — protein MSEAISEVVPDAVPESASDAVPESADSTSPPVTVYDDPSSQLGSGALSAELRAGLAAAEEDRIVLDLGGVRARYTTLVRELPGVDVRFAMKSCPVQEVVGGLARLGAGVDAASPREIEEALRAGVPVDRVHYGNTVKSDENIAAAHRLGVSLFATDSPQDLAALARIAPGARVFVRLATDGHGSLWGLTGKFGCSAAEAVALLERARGLGLVPSGVSVHVGSQQMTAEAWQAAFERIADVLGALAARGVALDHVNLGGGLPAQGYLDRYGRQLDPPLDKILRVIREGMHACRQVPGHDLGFVMEPGRHLVADSGAVRARVARMTTRRGPDGEPHRWLFLSCGRFNGLYEMDQVQYRLVFPTHPGADTVPAVVAGPTCDSDDAFGHDGPHGLVRVPRALASGDPVWVLSAGAYAVSYTTMGFNGFDPLPYVCVGGAP, from the coding sequence ATGTCCGAAGCGATATCCGAAGTCGTACCCGACGCGGTGCCCGAATCCGCATCCGACGCGGTGCCCGAATCCGCCGACTCGACGAGTCCGCCGGTGACCGTATATGACGATCCGTCATCACAGCTCGGAAGCGGCGCGCTCAGCGCGGAGTTGCGGGCCGGCCTGGCCGCCGCCGAGGAGGACCGGATCGTCCTTGACCTCGGCGGGGTGCGCGCCCGTTACACCACCCTGGTCCGTGAACTGCCGGGCGTGGACGTGCGGTTCGCGATGAAGTCGTGCCCGGTCCAGGAGGTCGTCGGGGGCCTGGCCCGGCTCGGTGCCGGGGTGGACGCGGCCAGCCCGCGGGAGATCGAGGAGGCGCTGCGGGCGGGGGTTCCCGTCGACCGCGTCCACTACGGCAACACCGTCAAGTCCGACGAGAACATCGCCGCCGCCCACCGCCTGGGCGTGTCGCTCTTCGCCACCGACAGCCCGCAGGACCTCGCGGCACTCGCCCGGATCGCCCCGGGCGCGCGGGTGTTCGTCCGGCTGGCCACCGACGGGCACGGCTCGCTGTGGGGCCTGACCGGCAAGTTCGGCTGCTCCGCCGCCGAGGCCGTCGCGCTGCTGGAGCGGGCCCGCGGCCTCGGCCTGGTGCCGTCGGGCGTGTCGGTGCACGTCGGGTCGCAGCAGATGACGGCCGAGGCGTGGCAGGCGGCGTTCGAGCGGATCGCGGACGTGTTGGGGGCGCTGGCCGCGCGCGGTGTCGCGCTCGACCACGTCAACCTCGGCGGCGGGCTGCCCGCGCAGGGGTACCTGGACCGGTACGGGCGGCAGCTGGACCCGCCGCTGGACAAGATCCTGCGGGTGATCCGCGAGGGCATGCACGCCTGCCGCCAGGTGCCGGGCCACGACCTGGGCTTCGTGATGGAACCGGGCCGCCACCTGGTCGCGGACAGCGGCGCCGTCCGGGCCCGGGTCGCCCGGATGACCACCCGGCGCGGCCCGGACGGCGAGCCGCACCGCTGGCTCTTCCTGAGCTGCGGACGGTTCAACGGCCTGTACGAGATGGACCAGGTGCAGTACCGCCTGGTCTTCCCCACCCATCCCGGCGCGGACACCGTGCCGGCGGTGGTGGCCGGGCCAACCTGCGACAGCGACGACGCCTTCGGCCACGACGGCCCGCACGGCCTGGTCCGGGTGCCGCGCGCGCTGGCCTCCGGCGACCCGGTGTGGGTGCTGTCGGCCGGCGCGTACGCGGTCAGCTACACCACCATGGGGTTCAACGGCTTCGACCCGCTGCCCTACGTGTGCGTCGGCGGTGCGCCGTGA
- a CDS encoding DUF6271 family protein: MTTAADATADATTRTGATPRRICLALPTNRACAPAVTAIGGEAAYAARKFGVEVHLVVLDSSTSGEFAEHAAALAALPPAPRVVVHHLDEERQRDFLRATVERSGLAKPELLLELMLPAALSYGACTNRAFLVAAALGCASVHRRDSDSRYQEFAGRPAYPVHHELAALGRPAAEVADSVDAVELDPSHAAKPVTMAAASFIGEMSVDIEDMRGTDLDAYLEVVGLWAPADWPAERKRELAAESFLGAGTEPFTGDRTLLSLVDPMRVDMCNIAFHRVHEQVPLPPATDTIGSDYFLIHLVPDSTLPGVLHNRHIVNYYTGERRTDAGFLAYQLRFVKFFLSMLYFNAVYDRMGAAGEALLDTGYRVRADVVARYVRESAGLDRTENAERLDVVDRCYRALGGRYAAVADEVAARRERLLDEAQQDAADFALLIEGWGDLVAAARATGLPVRTNG; this comes from the coding sequence GTGACCACGGCCGCGGACGCCACCGCCGACGCCACCACCAGGACCGGCGCCACCCCGCGCCGGATCTGCCTGGCCCTCCCGACCAACCGGGCCTGCGCGCCCGCCGTCACCGCGATCGGCGGCGAAGCCGCCTACGCCGCACGGAAGTTCGGCGTCGAGGTGCACCTGGTGGTGCTGGACTCCAGCACGTCCGGGGAGTTCGCCGAGCACGCCGCCGCCCTGGCCGCGCTGCCGCCGGCGCCGCGGGTCGTCGTCCACCACCTGGACGAGGAGCGGCAGCGGGACTTCCTGCGCGCGACCGTAGAACGCTCCGGCCTGGCCAAGCCCGAGCTGCTGCTGGAGCTGATGCTGCCGGCGGCGCTGTCGTACGGGGCCTGCACCAACCGGGCGTTCCTCGTCGCCGCCGCGCTGGGCTGCGCCTCGGTGCACCGGCGCGACTCCGACAGCCGCTACCAGGAGTTCGCGGGACGGCCGGCCTACCCGGTCCACCACGAGCTGGCGGCCCTCGGCCGCCCGGCGGCGGAGGTGGCCGACTCGGTGGACGCCGTCGAGCTGGACCCGTCGCACGCGGCCAAGCCGGTGACGATGGCGGCGGCTTCGTTCATCGGTGAGATGTCGGTGGACATCGAGGACATGCGCGGCACCGACCTGGACGCCTACCTGGAGGTGGTCGGCCTGTGGGCGCCCGCCGACTGGCCGGCGGAGCGGAAGCGGGAGCTGGCCGCCGAGTCGTTCCTGGGCGCGGGCACCGAGCCGTTCACCGGCGACCGCACCCTGCTGTCGCTGGTGGACCCGATGCGGGTGGACATGTGCAACATCGCCTTCCACCGCGTCCACGAGCAGGTGCCGCTGCCCCCGGCCACCGACACCATCGGCAGCGACTACTTCCTCATCCACCTCGTGCCGGACTCCACCCTCCCCGGCGTGCTCCACAACCGGCACATCGTCAACTACTACACGGGCGAGCGCCGCACCGACGCCGGCTTCCTCGCGTACCAGCTGCGGTTCGTGAAGTTCTTCCTGTCCATGCTGTACTTCAACGCCGTGTACGACCGGATGGGGGCGGCCGGCGAGGCGTTGCTGGATACCGGCTACCGGGTACGGGCCGACGTGGTCGCGCGGTACGTGCGGGAGAGCGCCGGGCTGGACCGTACGGAGAACGCGGAGCGGCTGGACGTCGTCGACCGCTGCTACCGGGCACTGGGCGGGCGGTACGCGGCGGTCGCCGACGAGGTGGCCGCGCGCCGGGAGCGGCTGCTGGACGAGGCGCAGCAGGACGCGGCGGACTTCGCCCTGCTCATCGAGGGGTGGGGCGATCTGGTCGCAGCCGCCAGGGCCACCGGTCTGCCGGTCCGGACGAACGGCTGA